A genomic window from Microbacterium sp. ET2 includes:
- a CDS encoding BMP family lipoprotein, giving the protein MTISRTKKLAGAAAAAGLLVALAGCGAAPEAAPSGEASGGGEATSDFKACMVSDAGGFDDKSFNQLGLEGLTAASEELGFEIATTESQSESDYAANLDNLAAEGCNFIVSVGFLLSAPTVEAALANPDIEYAIIDDYADNDFDGETDAPNIKPLVFDTAQAAFLAGYASASYSESGIVGTFGGAKIPPVTIFMDGFQMGVEYWNEQKGEDIQVVGWDMETQEGQFTEEFLANDTAKQVAQGLIDQGADVLLPVGGPIYQSAAEAIRDSGGNIALLGVDADVYETDPSVAELLLVSVLKGMDVAVTEAATEAANDEFDPTPFIGTLENDGVGISSFHDFESLVDPALADELEEIRAGIIDGSIDARSPASP; this is encoded by the coding sequence TTGACCATCTCACGCACCAAGAAGCTCGCTGGCGCCGCCGCCGCCGCGGGCCTGCTCGTGGCCCTGGCGGGCTGCGGCGCCGCACCCGAAGCAGCGCCGTCCGGAGAAGCATCCGGTGGGGGCGAGGCGACGTCCGACTTCAAGGCCTGCATGGTCTCCGACGCGGGCGGGTTCGACGACAAGTCGTTCAACCAGCTGGGCCTGGAGGGCCTGACCGCCGCGTCCGAGGAGCTCGGCTTCGAGATCGCGACGACCGAGTCGCAGTCCGAGAGCGACTACGCCGCGAACCTCGACAACCTCGCCGCCGAGGGCTGCAACTTCATCGTCTCGGTCGGCTTCCTGCTGTCGGCCCCGACCGTCGAGGCGGCCCTGGCCAACCCCGACATCGAGTACGCCATCATCGACGACTACGCCGACAACGACTTCGACGGCGAGACCGACGCCCCGAACATCAAGCCGCTCGTCTTCGACACGGCGCAGGCCGCGTTCCTCGCCGGCTACGCGTCGGCCTCGTACAGCGAGTCCGGCATCGTCGGCACCTTCGGTGGCGCGAAGATCCCGCCGGTGACCATCTTCATGGACGGTTTCCAGATGGGCGTGGAGTACTGGAACGAGCAGAAGGGCGAGGACATCCAGGTCGTCGGCTGGGACATGGAGACCCAGGAGGGTCAGTTCACCGAGGAGTTCCTCGCGAACGACACCGCCAAGCAGGTCGCGCAGGGTCTCATCGACCAGGGTGCCGACGTGCTGCTGCCGGTCGGTGGCCCGATCTACCAGTCGGCCGCTGAGGCGATCCGCGACTCGGGTGGCAACATCGCACTGCTCGGTGTCGACGCCGACGTGTACGAGACCGACCCCAGCGTGGCCGAGCTCCTGCTGGTGTCCGTCCTCAAGGGCATGGACGTCGCCGTGACCGAAGCTGCGACCGAGGCGGCGAACGACGAGTTCGACCCCACCCCGTTCATCGGCACGCTCGAGAACGACGGTGTCGGCATCTCGTCGTTCCACGACTTCGAGTCGCTCGTCGACCCGGCGCTCGCGGACGAGCTGGAGGAGATCCGCGCGGGCATCATCGACGGGTCGATCGACGCCCGTTCGCCCGCGTCGCCGTAA